The following nucleotide sequence is from Stigmatopora argus isolate UIUO_Sarg chromosome 18, RoL_Sarg_1.0, whole genome shotgun sequence.
aatggttgtttttaaacaaccattttggaaaagtaacatttaaatagtctgcttgccaatgaaGATATTTTCAGttgagtattttatttattttatattgcacAACAACTTTTGGTTTGCAACACAGACCCAACCTACtcaaagatccaagtgaattctcccttgcgttttcttttttataattatttttttaatgcctcgtacctgtgcaaagagcagccgtactgaaaatgtccttgacccactgtcctcatatgaggacagcctgtaatatttttctttcttgatatcaagatgttttcccattttatataaatgttatgaaaacaatgcaaaaatcaatatttttttatcttgggttaaaatgggttgagTTCATCTAacttgttttatttgtattttttaaatggccatatgtgagaTAAATTtactcagttttttttgtgaggctgaaaatactCTGCTTGCCAATAGTGactgtcttcagttgattattttatgtatttgatattgcacagcaacttttggtttgaaggtgcatttataaaaataaagacacctaTCAAAATGTCTACaggttttattatttacttttcaGTGTCAGGAgagagttgtcttatctttatcgcacaacagaacaacaaaaatactttttaaagtcatcatatttcatattctcttttttataaagtaaggtaacatagttacttttgtatttgaatgaggaaagtcgtttatttacttattcacagaagtttgaagtttcaatttTGAAACAAGAGATGTTAGTTatcattattgattattatatcattatcaatatcaactgatttatttttttacttttttaatcgtgataacaatttttgtcatatcgcccagctgtAGTTAGACATATTCATTGACACTTAACACACCCGCCGCTCTGTGCAACTTTTTGGAAGAATATACATTTCGAAGCATTCACTGACTAAGTCTCACCCTCGTTGCCACCAAGGCATAGCTAAGAAAAGACCTTAAGAAGACAAATCAACATTGCATAGTGCCTCCTTGTGGATTAGTTTCTTAGACTGTCTCATTCTGGGGTCTTTCCATCAGTCAAACCTGCTGCAGTTGCTCAATCCAAATTACTTAGTAGGCTTCTTTCTTTTGTTAATCGGGCAATTGCCAGTAAAGTCCGTATATCGTCCAACCTTAACCATCTAATATGCAATTATTGGCCAAGGTCGATTGTCTTTGGAACTCCAGCAGCATTAGCTAATTAAAATcagcttttcttaaaaaagtggaaaatatttAAGAAAGGGTGTAAGGTTATGTCTACATACTGTAATAATGGAAACAATACATTTATGTGATTTTGTGAAAGCGAAaaatttccccttttaaaacgtttttattGGCAACGTGTTATTTGTCACTGGGTCAAAGCAGTATTCAGGAaattgttttgatcaaaacaacagaacaGGCTACTTAACAACTGGTCCATGTATATATGCTCAATCCACTCATTTAACCACTTGGTCAGACGAGAAAAATGTTGTTTCATGTATATCGGCAGTGCTCCTGTTAGAGCATTTTTCAAACACAACatatattaaccattttttccGGGCAAACAATTTAATTTCTTGGAAAAATGACAACTAAGTCGCCACAGCAATGAACGAAGGATGGCGTAGCGCACATAAAATCCATGTATCTCCTACCTCCCTTATACTCTGGCTTCCAcagcaaaatgggattaaatctgtatttttgctcatttttcagtTTATCCTAGAAATCAAAATCCTACGAGTTGTGGCTCAGTAAAATCCAATCTATCTAATATTGTAAAGTACCACCGaggtcaggggtcaccaactccaTTCCTCGAGGGCAACTATCCAGTCTGTATACCATATTTCCCATCTCCAATACACCTtaatcaaataatcaataaataataaatataaaataatcattaagGTTCTGGAGAGATTATTGAGAAGTTGTTTTTCGTGTATCCCTCCTCGACTGGACAGGTGCCCATGAGGAACAGAGTTGGTGACCTCTGCCCAAGGTGATATTAGGACTTACATGGTTCATATGGGTCCTTGAAATGCTGGAAAATCCTTGAATTTTGCTGTTGTGTTTTCAAGGTTTGAAAAATGCTTgaaaatgctttgtttttatttctcaaCACCCTgtcttaaaatataaatacagtggtacctcgacacacgagcaatttgagatacaagtaaaatttcgggcagatatttatcttgagttacgagacaattttttatatacgagcatacagcggacgcgagaggctggtcataagaacatcatgggcactgtctttctggtcgctactccctcgtgtaatgtctctacgagcactgagcggagcgctgcatttttttctgtgtttttttccccgttagcgcgaatggcggagcgatcgctaatacgcgagagtatatactacttctcgttggcaagtggtcgtgcgttatcctattgtgaggacatttgtgtgcatcattttcggaatattttgaagggaatacaaaagcaaacaaccattgataggttgcatctgaaagtcagggtggaggcggggcaaatagagccatcccgggagaagaaaggtatcaaaatttaaaacaaaattagaattaagttggtgttttttcagagggttggaacacattattttgtttttagttcatttcaatgggaaacattcatttgagttacgagtaactcgacatacgagctcagtcccggaacgaattaagctcgtatctcgaggtaccactgtactaaaatgaaggaaaataaaaagaatttgcTTCATCGCTACTATACGCTTGTTGTAAGCTTGGTTTCTTTTGGTGCTTTCCCTCATTATTAACACCAGTCCTTATGGTTAGGCAATCtaaaattttattcattttaatttgacattaCAGGACTTTGAAATACTGGCAGTGTGAGAGACATTTTTAGTGTCCCAAATGTATCAAAGTTTCCTTGCCCGTGATTTCTTCCTGTCCTATCGTAAAAGAAAGAATAACATAACATTGTGCTAGTCTTTAAAAGGTAGTGAAAATTTGGTCTTGAAAGTgcttaaatttaaaatgattaaatttgGATATGAAAAATGTGTATGAATCCTGGACTTAAAATAACAGTActtatacttatttttatccacAGCAAGACTGTTTCGTTCCATAGATATAATTGGTTGTTGAGAACTGCGGAGAGACAGTgaaagtagtagtagaagtgtatatacagtaatccctcgaatatcgcagttaatgaagaccagacatggccccgATTATCGAAAAATCGCGGATAAAGGTCAcctctattataactaccttttttttttttcttcagtgctgagtcctagcaGCAAGCAGAAGACTgtggagtggcttctgcttgcgagtttcagcatggattttcacatttttatgaactttaaaaaataaaaaaaattgtgaagaagtgaattcacaataagtgaagccgcgataatcgaggacaAGACTACTTATGTATAGAttttatattgcattttttagACGTACAAATGCACCCCAATGGCACAAATGAGAAAATCTGACGTACAAATGCAGCCCAATGGCACGAATTAGAAAATCTGTATTTATTAGGGGTTGTCATTAATCAGtaaaagtatttatattttgttattatCAATGTAAAATTTACATTTAGAAATTGGTCTCTTTTGCAGAGCTTCTGACAGACGCAATGAAGAGAACTGAATGTAAACAGGTGAGCGCTTCTGCTTTCTGTCGGtgtttgtgttattttatttttttgtcaaatcgcATGAATAATTTAAACCACAGAAGTCCCAAGTCGATCACTTGATTGTAATGAGATGTAAATCAGCAATTTCAGGACGATATATAAATTATTTGGACACCGAAATGACATGAGGTTTTTGTACGATTTTCTCGACCACCACTATTTGTAAATTTTCGCCAAAATCTATTGATCTGCCCTGGTTGACATTTGAGTATGATAAGTGCTTCAAAAGGTGATTTAGTTTGCTATGAATGATAATTTTATCCTTAGAAGAACAATAGAGCCCTTCGCACAGGGTGTTGGGCGCTAATGacgtttttgacaattttgttcAAAGAAATTCAGGCATTTGAATGACAAccattctttaaataaaaaaggcgTAAAGACAATATTGATAGATCTTTAGCATTTTGGTTGATTTGTCTGGAATGTTGCTTAACCATTAAATATAAGAATCCACTTCAATGTATTAGCAAACCCCAAGGAAAACAAAGCAACCATGGTTACACCTCTGGCTCTTAGATCAATGTGCCCTCCCAAGTATCCATATAATTTTGACAGTGACATCAGAACTAAAAGATTCCTGCATGTGTAGGTTGCATCAGGAAGGGCAACCGGCCTAAAACAATTCTACGATTTTGTTGTGGCGACAACCCCAAAAGTACACCCCAATATcagaataatcaataataataatcaatttaaaactgggttatttTGGCTCATATGCCGCCGCATCTCTCCTGGCTCTGTCACAGCTGCACGTTAAGACAAGGGCTTGCGTAAGAATCATTACCGGAGCCATCGCCACCACCCCGTTGTGGCACAGGAATTTAGGATGAAAAGCGGAGCCACAGCCAGCCGAGGGCGGCGCAGATTATTCTTAGGTTCTGAAGTATCTTTCCAGGTGTGACCAGTCTAAAATTTGTGAAATAGTGACTTTAAATAACACCTTGAAACTACAGTTTAATATAATGTTCATCTTGTGTGTTTGCAGGCCCATGTGTCTATTGAGTTACAGAGGGACACACATATCAAGCAGCAGCATCTTATTCAAGAGCGCTGGAAACGAGAAGCCCGTCGGGAAGCCACAAAAGCCCGACCTGGCTTAGGACCGCTATCAAACTGCCCTGCGCTTCTCATGCCATCAGTGTCAGGAGATCAGAATCAGCCCCAAGCCTCCCAAAAATCCTCCGCTGTAGCATGTGGAGAGGGAGGAGCTACAGAGCGAGAATATGACACCCTGCTCTACCAGCTTCAAACTCGGCAAACGGGAGGCCTCCAAACTTTGACACCTTGCCCTGGCTCAAAAATCAGCAAAGATGATAAAACTCGCCTGGAAGAACAACAGACCACAATTGAAGACTTAAGGCATCTCATCAACCATCTGATGGATGAGAACCAGCGACTCACCACTGAGAATGAAAGGCTACAATCGGAAAATGCACGATTACGTGCTGAGGCCACAGACTTGGTGGGGCGCTCTGAGCTCTGGGTACTTCCTCAGCCTGGTGGAGACTTAGCGACAGGGGATAAACAGGAGAGGAAAAGCACGGGTAAAGGGAAGGAGATAGCCATCCCACAATTGCCTCCACTCGAGATGCCCGCTCAGGAAGATCTGTGTTTGGATGACCTTCCTCCTGTGGAGCTGCCAGAGGACATTAAAAATGAACTCCAGGAGTTGCTGGATAAAGAGAAACTGTGACACTTTTAGCTGCCTTTATTTTATACATAGACTTCATTCTGCAAACTGATGTCTTTTTGGTTTTGATGCCAAAATTCCTGGCTTTGGACAAACAGAATAATACTATGAATGACACAAGATTATTAGGTTCTGAAGTATCTTTCCAGGTGTGACCAGACAAAAGAAGTTCaacttgttattatttttttattttatattagtgGCCCTGTCACTAGTAAATGAAAACTTTCCCTAAACCAGGGATAGGGAGCCTATGGCTCGTTGGCCATGTAgggctctttggatgggtgattatggctctcaactAACCTGTAAGATAAAATGTAGAGAGCCTAGGTACGAACATACCAATAGGAGTGTCGTGTTGCTTCACCACAGTGGCCCTAAGACTACCTCTAGCGCcactaaaaaattttttttcattaaactcCCTTGTATGCATACTCTTATTGAAAtgtattgattagcaacagtgtaacaatgttgttaaaagaattcagagaccttTTGTACTTagtgttgaaatattttttttagaatcacattttcatgtattttgatttttaaatggcGAGTATGGCCCTcaaggaattacatttaaaatgaattgtttatggatcTCTGTGTctaaaaggttcctgacccctccCCTATACTATTCAGCACTCTTAAGTTTTCTATTAGGGCGGGCCACTCTTTCAGTATGGTAATCCACACTTGAAAACTAGAGAAGcagttttcattttaaagtttgTAAGGTCTACAGCATGAAGATCAATAATCCGACTAACAACATCACTAtatatcagtggttcttaacctgggttaaATCGAACCcaaggggttcggtgagtcggtctcaggggttcggtggattccctgccgcggaggtcaagacacagactcatcatgtctattcacgataacatgcccgcTTTGCCATCACGTGACactgcttggccaatcagtgctgcaaggaaaTTATATATCTTGAgtttgaaaaacacatttattttacactaaagtagggttcggtagctccagaaaggttaagaaccactgatatagatatatatatatatatatatatatatatatatatatatatatatatatatatatatatatatatatatatatatatatatatatatatatatatatatatatatatatatatatacatacatacatacatatatacagtgccTTGCGAAAGTCTTCACCCCCCCCCTTGAACTTTTCgtcacatttcaggcttcaaacaaagtttttttttaagaatcaacaacaagtgggacacaatcgtgaagAGGAATGAaatttattgtatattttaaaCCGTATTAACAAATCTAAACTGAAATGTGGGGCATGCAATGTTATTAGGCCCCTTTACTTACAGTGCAGCAAACTGACTCCAGAAATTCAGTGAGGATCTCTGAATGAGCCAATGTTGACTGATGATAAATAGAATCCAACTGTGTgtaatcatctcatctcattttctgaaacgctttattctcagtgttgcgggggtgctggagcttatcccagctgacttcgggccagaggcgggggacaccctgaatcggtggccagccgattgcagggcacaaggagacggacaaccatgcacactcgcacacatacctaggggcaatttagagtgtccaatcaacttaccatgcatgtttttggaatgtgggaggaaacccacgcaggcccggggaaaacatgcaaacaccacacaagtcgaccaacctggatttacaTCCAgggcccagagctgtgaggccgaggcttTAAACACTCGCTCCCCCGGGCCGCCCTGTGTAATCATGTCTCCGTATAAATGCACTTGCTCTGTGCAAGCAATCATATTGAAATGTAAGGAGTATCAGACCACTGCAAATCTACCAAGACCCAGCCGTCACTCGAAACTTTAACCTCGAACAAGAAGGCTGATCAAAGATGCACCTAGGAGGCCCTTGATCACTCTagatcagtggtctcaaaccggtcctcaaagggccgcagtgggtgcaggttttcattccaactcaacaagaggataccttttgcaagtgtaatcagttgattgcagccaggtgctacttattttagaagacacctgattggttaaaatgtcggcactggatcggttggaacaaaaaccaggacccactgcggccctcggcggaatcggtttgagacacctgctctagATGAACTGCATAGATCTACAGCTGGGGTTGGAGAGTCTGTCCATAGGACAACAATCAGTCGTACACTGCACATATCTGGCCTTTATGGAAGACTGGCAATaagaaagccatttctcaaagaaatcaataaaaagGTCTCGTTTAAAGTTTGCCTCAAGCCCCCTGGGAGACACACGAAACGTGGAAGAAGGTGCTCTGGTCAGAGGAAACCAAAATCGAACTTTTTGGACATAACGCAAAACAGTATCTTTAACGTAAAAGCAACACAACTCATCACCATGAACACACCATCCCCACTGTCAAACACGGTACTAGCAGCCGCATGGTTTGGGTCTGCTTTTCTTCGGCAGGGACAGGGAAGATGGTTAAAATTGATAGGAAGATGAATGGAGCCAAATACAGGACCATTCTGGAAGAAAACCTGTTGGAGTCAGCAAAAGACCTAACACCCGGACGGGCATTTATCATCAACAGGGCAATGATCCAAAATAAtgccaaatctacaatggaatggtTCTCAAATAAACGTATCCGGGGGCGGCGGAACACTTTTGCatgggtgtgcgtgtgtacgtacgtgtacACATAGTATACTAacacatacagtatatatatcagtggtgtgccatcagggccttcaaggccttctctgctggcctaagaaatatctgaatcacagactgacgttaattatattttgtccatgaatacttattaaataattccaaattgtctgttagcttcctttcattgctttccccctggttgcactgcttccagatgtgttttcatattgaagcatttaaccaatcacatttcagccattatttgttgccagggtcagaaatctgcctcgatgccttcacaatcagttctgcaggctctgctgcattaaacaagcgttgataagactgttgctttaaccaatcagaattcgatttggtgacatcaaggccttctcgcatgcgtatggatacgtcattgccttctcgcaggcgtagggatacgtcattgccttctcgcaggcgtagggatacgtcattgccttctcgcaggcgtagggatacgtcattaccttctcgcaggcgtagggatacgtcattgctttctcgcaggcgtagggatacgtcatcgctttcaccaactatgattggctagtgataagtaggcaggccaaagccagagtgggCCAGCCagaaactccacccacaatggccgacggaggaaaataaatggatttggttgcagatttgctgacaaagccattttccagacggaagggtttgtccgccactttcagttcgctaactacgagcgctatccCTGGCtaacgggctccgaggaacgctgcaaattgtattgctgggagtgcttgttatttgccaccgatcgacatggtgtttggagcaacactggatttgcaaatttgacttgtttaaccaaagcagcaacgagacaccaaagcactgccggacacttacaagaaacggtgctctccaaaacctttggggaaacccgagtggagttacagttcagcgagcaagtgcgcagggaaatgGAGCGctacaacgaaaaggtaaagaaaaatagggaaatcttaaaaagtttgatagactgtgaaaactcatttcggggacacgatgaaagcgct
It contains:
- the nrbf2b gene encoding nuclear receptor-binding factor 2b produces the protein MEVVDSPLNLAHQQSRQADRLLAVGKYEEAISCHGKAAELLTDAMKRTECKQAHVSIELQRDTHIKQQHLIQERWKREARREATKARPGLGPLSNCPALLMPSVSGDQNQPQASQKSSAVACGEGGATEREYDTLLYQLQTRQTGGLQTLTPCPGSKISKDDKTRLEEQQTTIEDLRHLINHLMDENQRLTTENERLQSENARLRAEATDLVGRSELWVLPQPGGDLATGDKQERKSTGKGKEIAIPQLPPLEMPAQEDLCLDDLPPVELPEDIKNELQELLDKEKL